The following proteins are encoded in a genomic region of Xenopus laevis strain J_2021 chromosome 3L, Xenopus_laevis_v10.1, whole genome shotgun sequence:
- the LOC121400991 gene encoding pescadillo homolog, whose protein sequence is MLFPFTYRRCTSSWRTSGRKTPTLRPLPPITNITTGFHFGKNVVLEDFILRYYFDPRTTHRDNIYEYWVLIDFLEVLERECIALYSEELLPPEASSEHWRWGQHVEYLRLQNTIQWHLHQLAMTLWEREQKLQEAAGEEQQASPAAEGEKEGAPAAEEEKEEGAPGEQQAPAAEKVEGEQGAPGDVPHPTQEEEKDEGALEEQQAPAAEEENEDGAPEEQQAPAAEQEIEEGAPGNSKLLLLRRRKRELMDHSKLLQHKRRRKRELQENSKLLQRRRRRKKRELMKNSKLLQ, encoded by the exons atgctcttTCCTTTCACTTACAGACGCTGTACGTCGTCCTGGAGGACTTCAGGGAGGAAGACACCGACTTTAAGGCCCTTGCCTCCTATTACg aacatcactaccgggttCCACTTCGGCAAGAACGtcgtcct agagGACTTTATTCTTCGCTATTACTTCGACCCCAGGACGACGCACAGAGACAACATTTACGAGTACTGGGTGTTGATCGATTttctg gaagtacTCGAGAGGGAGTGTATCGCCCTCTACAGTGAGGAgttgctgcctcct GAAGCATCATCGGAACACTGGAGATGGGGGCAGCATGTCGAGTATCTGCGGCTGCAGAAT ACTATCCAATGGCACCTTCACCAGCTTGCCATGACGCTCTGGGAGAGGGAGCAGAAGCTGCAGGAGGCTgctgg TGAGGAACAACAGGCAAGTCCTGCAGCTGAGGGAGAAAAGGAAGGAGCTCCTGCagcagaggaggagaaggaagagggagctcctggagaACAACAAGCTCCTGCAGCAGAGAAGGTGGAGGGAGAACAGGGAGCTCCTGGGGACGTACCACATCCTACACAGGAGGAGGAGAAAGACGAGGGAGCTCTTGAAGAACAACAAGCTCCTGCAGCAGAGGAGGAGAATGAAGACGGAGCTCCAGAAgaacagcaagctcctgcagCGGAGCAGGAGATAGAAGAGGGAGCCCCTGGGAACAGCAAGCTCCTGCTGCTGAGGAGAAGAAAGAGGGAGCTGATGGATCACAGCAAGCTCCTGCAGCACaagaggagaaggaagagggagcTCCAGGAgaacagcaagctcctgcagcggaggaggagaaggaagaaaAGGGAGCTAATGAAgaacagcaagctcctgcagTGA
- the LOC121400965 gene encoding translation initiation factor IF-2-like isoform X2 has product MILDCQLLCNTATFFMLQEVLERECIALYSEELLPPEASSEHWRWGQHVEYLRLQNTIQWHLHQLAMTLWEREQKLQEAAGEEQQASPAAEGEEEGAPAAEEEKEEGAPGEQQAPAAEKVEGEQGAPGDVPHPTQEEEKDEGALEEQQAPAAEEENEDGAPEEQQAPAAEQEIEEGAPGEQQAPAAEEKKEGADGSQQAPAAQEEKEEGAPGEQQAPAAEEEKEEKGANEEQQAPAVKEEREEGAEGEQQAPAAEEEEKARGEQPAAAAEEEKEEGAPEEQQAPAVEEEREAPAAEDDEREEGAPGQEQAPAAAEEEREEGAPEEQQAPAPEEEKEEEVATEQAPEMEETIEDPPVVERPTLRKRVKKAIMKRLRRVWVMYQFTDNYPSSRDTSCCPMQLHFTSCSSEHFQSEQ; this is encoded by the exons atgatattagattgccagctcttgtgTAACACTGctactttctttatgttacaggaagtacTCGAGAGGGAGTGTATCGCCCTCTACAGTGAGGAgttgctgcctcct GAAGCATCATCGGAACACTGGAGATGGGGGCAGCATGTCGAGTATCTGCGGCTGCAGAAT ACTATCCAATGGCACCTTCACCAGCTTGCCATGACGCTCTGGGAGAGGGAGCAGAAGCTGCAGGAGGCTgctgg TGAGGAACAACAGGCAAGTCCTGCAGCTGAGGGAGAAGAGGAAGGAGCTCCTGCagcagaggaggagaaggaagagggagctcctggagaACAACAAGCTCCTGCAGCAGAGAAGGTGGAGGGAGAACAGGGAGCCCCTGGGGACGTACCACATCCTACACAGGAGGAGGAGAAAGACGAGGGAGCTCTTGAAGAACAACAAGCTCCTGCAGCAGAGGAGGAGAATGAAGACGGAGCTCCAGAAgaacagcaagctcctgcagCGGAGCAGGAGATAGAAGAGGGAGCCCCTGGGGAACAGCAAGCTCCTGCTGCTGAGGAGAAGAAAGAGGGAGCTGATGGATCACAGCAAGCTCCTGCAGCACaagaggagaaggaagagggagcTCCAGGAgaacagcaagctcctgcagcggaggaggagaaggaagaaaAGGGAGCTAATGAAgaacagcaagctcctgcagTGAAGGAGGAAAGAGAAGAGGGAGCTGAAGGAGAACAGCAAGCTCCTGCtgctgaggaggaggagaaagcCCGTGGGGAACAACCAGCTGCTGCAgcggaggaggagaaagaagaaggaGCTCCAGAAGAACAACAAGCTCCTGCAgtggaggaggagagagaagctCCTGCTGCAGAGGATGatgagagagaagagggagcccCTGGACAAGAGCaagctcctgctgctgctgaggaggagagagaagagggagcccCTGAGGAACAACAGGCTCCTGCAccggaggaggagaaagaagaggaagtAGCTACAGAACAAGCTCCTGAGATGGAAGAAACCATCGAAGATCCTCCGGTGGTAGAAAGGCCGACCCTCCGAAAACGGGTCAAGAAGGCCATAATGAAGAGGCTTCGCAGggtttgggtaatgtatcaatttactgacaattaccctTCTTCTAGAGATACCtcatgttgtccaatgcagctccactttacttcctgctcttctgagcattttcaatcagaacaatag